CACCTCCTTTCGTTGTGTAGAAAGTCCAATCCTACGATACACTGTCTTTTATTTTCTCGGGAAAATACTTTATTTTGTCCATGTGTGGTGGATTGCGTTAGATCGGGTTGTATTCTGTATTGCACCGATCATCTCTCTCCCATGGGTTTATTTCTCGCTTATATACGGGATGTGCAAATGTGAGTGCGAGCGCGTCGGCCATGTCCGGAGATTTCCCGAGACGCTCTTTGATGCTCTCTTTGGATTCGAGTTTCATCTTGTTTGCGGCATTGAAGCTATATTCCGGTGTGACGAGCTCGGTCTTGAGCTCCGGGATATCCGGAAGCTGTCCGCCTGCCGTCAGCCACTTTCGCATCGCGTCCCACATCTCTGTGCGCTTGTTGATGTATGCTGCTTCTTTTGTCGCCTTGCCGCCGAAGTTTACTTCGATTACGTCGTAGCCCAGCTGCCGACAGCGGTCGATGACGCCTTCGCCTCGTCCGCTGTCAATAAAGACGGCGTCGGGTTTCCATTCTTTGATTTCCTGTATAAGTCTTGCTGCGAAATCCATGTTGTCGATGGACGCATATCTCTTTAACGGATATGCTACCAGCCCTTGGCGTTTTGCAATAGAGCATGTATCATTGCCGAATCTCGCAACGTCTACACCCATGACGCGCGGCGCATCGCGGATAACACTTGCCGTATGGTTCTTTTTGACGGCTTCTGTCACCATGTCAATCGTAATGAGGATGTTGTACGCGGAGGCGGTGAAGTCGCAATAGAGTTCCTGCCGTATGGCTTCTTCGCTCATGTCTTTCTTCATCGCTTCGAGTTCTTCCGGCCCCAGACGGCCGCCCGGCGCAAACACACCGGATTCGTCTGCTCGGTATATGCACGCGTACCAGTCTTCTCTTTTCTGCGCTTTTTGGTAGATGTCGTAGAATTGGTTCTGTCCTTTCGGGGTCCCGATGAATGTCACCCAGCCTTGCCTATCGGAGAGCGCCGGTCTTAGGATTTCATTCCAGAGCTCCGGCTTGATCTGTGCATACTCGTCTAAGATGACTCCGTCCCAGTATGATCCTCTTAGGGTATCCGGATGGTCTGCTCCGATGATGTGGATCCGCCCTCCGTTTGCCCCGGCGTATCTTGTGGGAAACTCAATATAGAGCTTTGCTTCGTTGACTTTCACTCCCGGAATGACGTGTGTATAGTATTTCACGTAATTCCACGCGATTCTTTCCGCTTGGTTTCTGTACGGTGCTACGTATGCATACATCGGCGACTGCAGCTTGTTCTGTATGCACTTCTTTATGACGTGGTTGACGGTGCCGACGGTCTTGCCGAATCTTCGATGAGCAACGATGACGGAAAAGCGGTGTGCTTCAAGTTTCGGATGAATGACGTCTCTCCAGAGTTTCTCCGGCTTATACGGTATTATGATTTTCTTCTGCATTGCCGGTTGCTCCATCGTCGTCATCTCCTTCCCATGTGATACTGCTTCCTCCTCCGCCCACGGTCTCGACTTCCTGTCTCTCTTTGTACTTATCCGGGAAGTTGCCTTTCAAGAGCAGCGCAAGAATGGTATCGGAATAGCTCTTCACGGTACCGACTTTCTCGCCTTTGTAGAAGATGTCCCGGTCGTCTCCCAGCACTGCCCGGCGATACGCTTCTTCTTCGATGAGGTCTTTGGCTTGCTCTTTCGCCTCGAGAAAAGCAATCTTGTAGACATCGTCTTTCATCCAGTCGTAGTGTGTCTGTCGTGCGATACCCATGGCGTCGGCTGCTCTTGCAATCGTTCCGAGCTGTGCAAAAAAGTTTAAAAACTTGTTCTGCATTTTATTCTTTAAAAATTTGTAAGATTTCCGGCGCATGGGCTTTCCTCCTTTCCTCTCACCTGCCGCGGTTTTTCGCTCTTTTTCTGTGGTGTTTTTTTCGTGTAAATTTTAAGTGTAAGACGCTTTTTCACTTAGTTTCTTATATACGCGCACGCACGCGAAAACGGCCACACTTTTATTCTAGCGTATCTTCCGCTTCATATCGTGCCGCCCGTTTTGATTTTTTCTTTGAGTTGTAATCTCAGGTGGATTTCCACCACTCGCCCGACGAGCTCCCGCCACCAGGTCTTCATCGTCCGCTCTCCCGGAACGGCGTTGTAAAAGATGTGCTCTTTTTCAAGTTCATCCGCAAAGCGGATCTGTGTTCTCGCTACCCATCCATGCCGCCCGACACCGAATCCGTTCTGCTTTTCTTTTTCCACTTTGCGGCGAATGTCCAGAAAGATGCGGCGCATGGGATTGAGTGTCTCGACTGCTATTTGCACGGCAAGCATCCACATTTGTTCATTTTTGTCGGCTGTAAGCTGTATGCCGCTTGTCAGCTTTGGATGCAGTAAGAAGTGCTCTGCCGTTTTTCGGGATTCTTTTATCTCTTGCTCCATAGCCTCGTTCAAGTGCATTCCCCCTCCGCATCTTAACATCGCATCTTTTCGAAGTAAGCGACTTGTATCGGATACCCCTCAGTTGTGTACGCATTGTAAGATAATTCCCGGATGACTCTATACCCTCTTGGGGCTTTGATTTCGTCTTTGTAGGTTTGCGCCCTCGTGATTTTCTTTTTTGTCGGCGGGCGGCGCAGTAGATTTTTTGAGGTTTGTACGCCGCCTGCACGCTTTTCCACTTTCTCCTTTGTGAAGTAGTCTGACATTTTTTTTGCATCGAGTGCCCCGCCTCGATACGGTTCCGCTTTCACCCGCCCATGCGGCCAGATATCTTCTACGCGATTTATCAACTGTGCATATTCCAGTACGGCCGGAATGAGAATGTGACAATGCGGGCGACCTCGTCCTGACAGATTCTCAACGATGCCTATATAGCGAAATGGAATATTTCTTCGCTTTAACCAGTCTCGCATGTTTCGCTTGAATTTCTCAAAATCTTTTTGGACTTTCTCTCGATCCGGTGTCTCCCTGTATGT
This portion of the Selenomonas sp. TAMA-11512 genome encodes:
- a CDS encoding terminase family protein; protein product: MEQPAMQKKIIIPYKPEKLWRDVIHPKLEAHRFSVIVAHRRFGKTVGTVNHVIKKCIQNKLQSPMYAYVAPYRNQAERIAWNYVKYYTHVIPGVKVNEAKLYIEFPTRYAGANGGRIHIIGADHPDTLRGSYWDGVILDEYAQIKPELWNEILRPALSDRQGWVTFIGTPKGQNQFYDIYQKAQKREDWYACIYRADESGVFAPGGRLGPEELEAMKKDMSEEAIRQELYCDFTASAYNILITIDMVTEAVKKNHTASVIRDAPRVMGVDVARFGNDTCSIAKRQGLVAYPLKRYASIDNMDFAARLIQEIKEWKPDAVFIDSGRGEGVIDRCRQLGYDVIEVNFGGKATKEAAYINKRTEMWDAMRKWLTAGGQLPDIPELKTELVTPEYSFNAANKMKLESKESIKERLGKSPDMADALALTFAHPVYKREINPWERDDRCNTEYNPI